The Streptococcus oralis DNA window ATCTGGGACTTTGCCAATATGATTCTGGATTTGCGGGAACAACTTGACCAATTAACCATCACCGAGCTGGTGGAGGCTGTTCTAGAAAAAACAGGTTATGTCGATATTCTTAATACCCAAGCTACCTTGGAAAGTAAGGCGCGGGTTGAAAATATCGAGGAATTTCTATCTGTTACCAAGAATTTTGACGACAATCCTGATAGTCAAGAAGAGGAAACTGGTTTGGACAAACTCAGTCGATTCTTGAATGACCTTGCCCTGATTGCGGATACGGATTCAGGCAGTCAGGAGACATCAGAAGTGACCTTGATGACCTTGCACGCAGCTAAGGGACTTGAGTTCCCAGTTGTCTTTATCATTGGGATGGAGGAAAATGTCTTTCCACTTAGCCGTGCAGCTGAAGATCCAGATGAGCTAGAAGAGGAACGCCGTTTGGCCTATGTAGGTATCACACGCGCTGAGAAAATCCTCTATCTGACCAATGCCAACTCACGCTTGCTTTTCGGTCGTACCAATTACAATCGTCCAACTCGTTTTATCAATGAAATTAGTTCAGACTTGCTCGAGTATCAAGGTTTGGGTCGTCCTGCTAACACCAGTTTCAAGGCTTCGTATAGCAGTGGTGGGATTGCTTTCGGGAAGGGTATGAGCCTAGCTCAAGCGCTTCAAGAACGGAAACGAAATGCCGCACCAAGCTCTATCCAGTCAAGTAGTCTCCCATTTGGACAGTTTGCAGCTGGAAATAAAAAAGATTCAAGCGATACCAACTGGTCTATTGGGGATATTGCTCTCCACAAGAAGTGGGGAGAGGGAACTGTTCTGGAAGTCTCTGGTAGCGGTGATACTCAGGAGTTGAAAATCAATTTCCCAGAAGTCGGTCTGAAAAAACTTCTAGCCAGTGTAGCTCCAATTAAGAAAAAAATCTAATTTTTCATCCTTCTCACGAATAATAAAGTGAGGAGGATTTTTATGTACAGTATCTCATTCCAAGAAGATTCACTCTTGCCTAGAGAAAGACTAGTTAAAGAAGGAGTAGAGGCTCTAAGCAATCAAGAATTGCTAGCAATTCTGCTCAGAACAGGAACACGTCAGGTCAATGTTTTTGAAATTTCCCAGAAAGTCTTGAATAGTCTTAACAGTCTAACTGATCTGAAAAATATGACCCTGCAGGAATTGCAGAGTCTGTCTGGTATAGGGCGAATAAAAGCCATTGAATTACAAGCGGTGATTGAACTGGGACATCGTATTCACAAATATGAAACTCTTGAGATGGAAAGTATTCTCAGTAGTCAAAAACTAGCCAAGAAAATGCAACAGGAACTTGGCGACAAAAAACAAGAGCACCTAGTGGCGCTCTATCTCAATACTCAAAATCAAATCATCCATCAGCAAACTATTTTTATCGGATCTGCGACACGCAGTATTGCTGAACCGAGAGAAATCCTTCACTATGCTTTGAAGCATATGGCAACGTCTGTGATTCTCGTTCACAATCATCCATCCGGTTCCGTATCTCCTAGTCGAAACGACAACCATGTCACGAAGCTAGTCAAGGAAGCCTGCGAACTGATGGGAATTGTGTTCTTGGACCATTTGATTGTCTCTCACTCTGATTACTTTAGTTACCGTGAAAAGACGGATTTGATTTAAGAATGCACATGATCTTACTCAATTACTTTTAAAACATAGGAATCTACTTCTGCCATATTGATAACAGGAAGAGGTTTTATCGTGGGTACAAGTAAATCTTCTTGAACGATAAAGTCGACAATCTCATTGAAATCTTCGATTTTATAATATCTTTTTTTATGAATGAGAATATCTCTGTAAAAGTAAAGACTTGAATGAAATTTACTTTTTAGTTTAGCATCTGCCTTTTTACAAAATAGTTTTGCCTTTTTAGACATTTCTTTCAGCTGTTTTTCTTTTTGAGATAGTTTATCGAAATTCTCTTTATTCTTAGAAAAAGATTGGTAACTTTCCGCTGTTAAAAGTCTATAGAGATTAGAAAGATGAAAGCAAACCCTTATTTCTTTTTCATTGTTTGATAAGAAAAGATTAGCTTCCTTTTCCTTATAAGATATGAAAACATTAGCTTCTATATCTCTCAAAATCTCATGAGTAGAAGGTATTTTAATTTCATTCATGATTAATAACCTATTTATAAGTCCTAGAGTTCATTAACAACATAGTCAAATAGAGTTTTATCTTTGGGGCGATTTTCAAAGAGAAATTCAGGATGCCATTGAACACCAAGATAAGGAAAGTCGTCTGTAGTTGTCACAGCCTCAATGATTCCATCTTTAGGATCATGTGCTACAACCTTAAGATTTGAAGCTAGATCTTTAATGCTCTGGTGGTGGAAGGAGTTGATGTGAGAGATTTCTCCATAGATTTCTCGGAGAATGGTATCAGGTTCCGTTACGAGGCGTTGGGTCGTGTATTCGGCTGAACAGTCCTGCCAATGATCCTCGATATCTTGGTGTAGCGTGCCTCCCATGGCGACATTGAAAAGTTGAGTACCCCGACAAACAGAGAAAATTGCCTTCTTTTGCTTAATCGCTTCTTTGATAAGGGCTAATTCAAACTGGTCTCTTTGAAGATGGTAGTCATCGCTGTCAATGGTTTTTGGCTCACCATAGTACTTTGGATCAACATTTTGCCCACCCGTTAGGATGAGCTTATCAATGATACTGATGTAATAGGCAGCCATTTCTTGATCACCAATCGGTAGGATGATTGGAATTCCGCCAGCGTCCTTGACTCCTTCAACAAAGCCTTTTGCTGCATAGCTCATCATGATGTCATCATCTGGATGAGCTTTTTCATTTCCTGTAATCCCAATAACTGGTTTTTTCATACATGCTTTCGCTTTCTAATCCTCTTTACGCATAAAATAGAGGAGGGTTTGGAGTTCGCTTGTCAAATCGACATACTGAACGACCACATCTTTTGGGAGTTGAAGGTGAACAGGGGAAAAACTGAGAATACCTTTTATACCTGCATCAACCAAAAGATTGGCAACTTCTTGTGATTTAACACTTGGAACTGTTAGGATAGCAGTTTTGACATCTGCTTCTTTGATTTTTTCTTTAATCTGTGAGATACCATAGATTGGAATTCCATCAGGTGTCTGGCTTCCAACTTCTGGATGGTCATCCAGGTCAAAGGCCATGATAATCTTCATCTTGTTGCGCTCGTGGAAGCGGTAGTGGAGAAGGGCATGCCCCATATTACCAATCCCAACCAGCATAACATTTGTAATGGAGTTATCATTTAGGAGATCAGCAAAAAAATTCATCAATTTTTTGACATCGTAACCAAAACCACGACGACCTAGTTCACCAAAATAGGAAAAATCCCGACGAACGGTCGCAGAGTCGATACCGATAGCCTCTGCAATTTGTTTGGAGTTGGCACGTTCGATTTTTTCTGCATGAAATCTCTTGAAAATTCGATAGTAAAGAGAGAGTCTTTTTGCTGTTGCTTTTGGAATAGCAGACTGTTTATCTTTCACAAAATCACAACCTTTCTATTCTTCTATTTTATAGAAACATTGTGAAAAAATCAACAAAAATAAGAAAAAACTAAGAAATTTCTTAGTTTTTATCTGAAAAATGAGCTTGTGATAGAAAACGGTAGAGATCGCCAACCAATCCTTGATAAATCACCTTATCATTCAGCGTTAAGGAGCTGATTAGGAGAGTATCAGGTAGGGTCACGCAACCTGATAGAGATAACATAAGCTCTTCGTAATCTTTATATTCAAGTGTACGTTCTACGTGATAGTTATCTTGATAGGTAAGTCGATACATAGTCAATTATCTTTCTTCTTTAGTGAAGATACCGCGTTCTACAAGGCTGTCCATGAGGAAGTAGAATTTTTCCTGATGAATGTGGTGATCTTCTGATTTAAAAATATTAACCAAACGAAGGCCAGACTTGTCAGTGATGTTGAGTTTAGCACCTGTAAGGTCTTTATTGATGATGATTTTTAGGTTGAAACCTTCACCACTGTTGGGTACTTTTTCAAGTAGACGAGTTAGTTCGAAGTTTCCAACTTTTGTTTCAAAGAAAGTATTATCTTTCAGTGTGAACTTTTTGACAGTTGGGCTAAGTGTGTAGTCGTAGCGGCAGTTTTGTAGTTTAATGGTTTTTTCGAATGCCATTAGATTAATCTCCAATAATATTTTTTAAGGTTTGTGCGAGTTGTTTCAGTTCTTCCTCAGTGTTAAGAGGAGAAAGACTGATACGGACAGATTCTTTTAAACGAGGCGAATCGGGTCCATAGAAAGCTTCGAGTACATGACTGGTTTGCACAATACCAGCAGTACAAGCGGAACCGGTAGAAATTGAAATTCCTTCAAGATCTAACCGTAGCAAGAGCAAATCATTTTTTTGGCCAGGAAAGCAAATGTTGATAACACAAGGTAGTTGGTGCTTGCTTTCATTGAGATAGTAGTCGAGACATGCAATTTCTTCTAAAAAAGCAGATTTGAGTGCGCTTAGTTTTTGGTAATGCTCAACTTGGTCATTTAAATCCTCTTTTAGAGCAGCGACCATGCCTACAATGGCAGCGAGATTTTCTGTTCCAGCACGTTTCTTTTGTTCTTGGTCTCCACCGTGAAGGTAGGAATCAAAGTCCGCTGAAGCAGCGTAAAGAAATCCGATTCCTTTTGGTCCATGGAATTTGTGGGCAGAAGCACTGAGGAAATCAATTCCTAATTCCTCGGGATGGATAGGAATTTTCCCGATAGCTTGAACAGCATCTACATGATAAGCAGCAGGGTGCTCTTTTAAAATACGTCCAATCTCAGCGATAGGTAAGAGGCTTCCTGTTTCATTATTAGCATACATGGTGGAAACGAGAATGGTATCGTCACGTAAGGCCTCTTGAATTTGCTGGGCAGTTATTTCTTGATTTACTGGTTGGATGATGGTCGCTTCAAAACCAAAATGTTGAACCAGATAATCGATAGTCTCAAGTACAGAATGGTGTTCAATAGCTGTCGTGATGATATGTTTTCCATTGTCTTGATGACGGAGACAATAGCCGATAATGGCTGTATTGTTACTTTCTGTACCGCCAG harbors:
- a CDS encoding gamma-glutamyl-gamma-aminobutyrate hydrolase family protein gives rise to the protein MKKPVIGITGNEKAHPDDDIMMSYAAKGFVEGVKDAGGIPIILPIGDQEMAAYYISIIDKLILTGGQNVDPKYYGEPKTIDSDDYHLQRDQFELALIKEAIKQKKAIFSVCRGTQLFNVAMGGTLHQDIEDHWQDCSAEYTTQRLVTEPDTILREIYGEISHINSFHHQSIKDLASNLKVVAHDPKDGIIEAVTTTDDFPYLGVQWHPEFLFENRPKDKTLFDYVVNEL
- a CDS encoding DUF4649 family protein: MYRLTYQDNYHVERTLEYKDYEELMLSLSGCVTLPDTLLISSLTLNDKVIYQGLVGDLYRFLSQAHFSDKN
- the radC gene encoding RadC family protein → MYSISFQEDSLLPRERLVKEGVEALSNQELLAILLRTGTRQVNVFEISQKVLNSLNSLTDLKNMTLQELQSLSGIGRIKAIELQAVIELGHRIHKYETLEMESILSSQKLAKKMQQELGDKKQEHLVALYLNTQNQIIHQQTIFIGSATRSIAEPREILHYALKHMATSVILVHNHPSGSVSPSRNDNHVTKLVKEACELMGIVFLDHLIVSHSDYFSYREKTDLI
- a CDS encoding DUF1831 domain-containing protein; the encoded protein is MAFEKTIKLQNCRYDYTLSPTVKKFTLKDNTFFETKVGNFELTRLLEKVPNSGEGFNLKIIINKDLTGAKLNITDKSGLRLVNIFKSEDHHIHQEKFYFLMDSLVERGIFTKEER
- a CDS encoding redox-sensing transcriptional repressor Rex, coding for MKDKQSAIPKATAKRLSLYYRIFKRFHAEKIERANSKQIAEAIGIDSATVRRDFSYFGELGRRGFGYDVKKLMNFFADLLNDNSITNVMLVGIGNMGHALLHYRFHERNKMKIIMAFDLDDHPEVGSQTPDGIPIYGISQIKEKIKEADVKTAILTVPSVKSQEVANLLVDAGIKGILSFSPVHLQLPKDVVVQYVDLTSELQTLLYFMRKED
- a CDS encoding cysteine desulfurase family protein, whose protein sequence is MIYLDNAATTPMSAVAISEMTKVMQETHGNPSSIHGHGRQAGKLLREARQDLAHLLGTKPQHIFFTSGGTESNNTAIIGYCLRHQDNGKHIITTAIEHHSVLETIDYLVQHFGFEATIIQPVNQEITAQQIQEALRDDTILVSTMYANNETGSLLPIAEIGRILKEHPAAYHVDAVQAIGKIPIHPEELGIDFLSASAHKFHGPKGIGFLYAASADFDSYLHGGDQEQKKRAGTENLAAIVGMVAALKEDLNDQVEHYQKLSALKSAFLEEIACLDYYLNESKHQLPCVINICFPGQKNDLLLLRLDLEGISISTGSACTAGIVQTSHVLEAFYGPDSPRLKESVRISLSPLNTEEELKQLAQTLKNIIGD